From Pelmatolapia mariae isolate MD_Pm_ZW linkage group LG1, Pm_UMD_F_2, whole genome shotgun sequence, one genomic window encodes:
- the nob1 gene encoding RNA-binding protein NOB1 isoform X1 — protein MATTLVEHVVADAGAFLKKAPLQEIGRNIYTLKDVVEEIRDKPTRRSLAFLPYQLHFKEPHPEHIRHVTEFSKKTGDYPSLSATDIKVLALTYQLELENVGSQHLRKEPEVKVNIQSTQRHPETPMNVAGFHFPSKKPADSTNVQQTETEKKTQNETDGDEFNSFQFWREPLPAIDDKLLGLLGPAEGLKSTKQADTRTTSDGDQFSSFLFWRDPLLTFSDELLGLLKEGNESPQTEKRAEQRMSGGQSDDEDKENEPDDEDDEENDDDDGGGWITPGNIKQVKMDSADWTAPADIKVGCLTTDFAMQNVLIQIGLHVLSVNGMLIKQARNYILRCHACFKTTSDMNKAFCPHCGNRTLKKLAVTVNEDGSMQMHFSKNPKVLNPRGLRHTLPLPQGGKHSTNPHLVEDQRFPQQRLSQKARQKTDVFNPDYVAGASPFCENDIYSRAANLQIRDSQCGGGRRRTNPNATRRKFIKKK, from the exons ATGGCGACCACCCTGGTAGAGCATGTTGTCGCAGATGCAGGAGCGTTTTTAAAGAAAGCTCCTCTCCAG GAAATCGGCAGGAATATCTACACCCTGAAAGATGTGGTGGAAGAGATCCGAGACAAACCCACCAGGAGGAGCCTGGCCTTCCTGCCGTACCAGCTCCACTTTAAGGAACCTCATCCAGAGCACATCAGACACG TGACAGAGTTCTCCAAGAAGACCGGGGACTATCCGAGTCTCTCAGCCACCGACATCAAAGTCCTGGCTCTGACCTACCAGCTGGAGCTGGAGAACGTCGGCTCGCAGCACCTGAGGAAGGAGCCAGAGGTTAAG GTGAACATTCAGAGCACACAGCGCCACCCCGAGACTCCGATGAACGTCGCCGGGTTCCACTTTCCTTCCAAG AAACCTGCGGACAGCACGAATGTCCAACAGACGGAGACGGAAAAGAAGACGCAGAACGAGACCGACGGCGACGAGTTCAACAGCTTCCAGTTCTGGAGGGAGCCGCTGCCGGCCATCGATGACAAGCTGCTGGGTTTACTG GGTCCAGCGGAGGGTTTAAAATCGACAAAACAAGCGGACACACGGACGACTTCGGACGGAGACCAGTTCAGCAGCTTTCTGTTCTGGAGGGATCCGCTCCTGACCTTCAGCGATGAGCTGCTGGGTTTACTG AAAGAGGGCAACGAATCACCACAGACAGAGAAGAGGGCGGAGCAAAGGATGTCGGGGGGCCAATCGGACGATGAGGACAAAGAGAACGAGCCTGATGACGAAGATGACGAGGAGAACGATGATGACGATGGAGGAGGATGGATCACTCCCGGTAACATCAAACAAGTGAAGATGGACTCTGCTGATTGGACGGCTCCAGCTGACATCAAAGTCGGCTGTCTCACCACCGACTTCGCCATGCAG AACGTTCTCATTCAGATCGGACTTCACGTTCTCTCTGTGAACGGGATGCTGATCAAACAGGCGAGGAACTACATCCTGAGATGTCACGCCTGCTTCAA GACGACGAGCGACATGAACAAAGCTTTCTGTCCTCACTGCGGGAACAGAACCCTGAAGAAGCTGGCTGTGACGGTGAACGAGGACGGCAGCATGCAGATGCATTTCTCCAAAAACCCCAAAGTGCTGAATCCCAGAGGGCTCCGG CACACgctgcctctgcctcagggGGGCAAACACTCCACCAACCCCCACCTGGTGGAGGACCAGCGCTTCCCCCAGCAGAGGCTCTCCCAGAAGGCTCGCCAGAAGACCGACGTCTTCAACCCGGACTACGTGGCCGGAGCGTCGCCGTTCTGTGAGAACGACATCTACAGCCGAGCCGCCAACCTGCAGATCAGAGACAGCCAGTGTGGCGGCGGCAGGAGGCGGACCAACCCCAACGCCACCCGCAGGAAGTTCATCAAGAAGAAGTAA
- the cog8 gene encoding conserved oligomeric Golgi complex subunit 8, which translates to MAAVDVEDESILASIFKDSFPDSWRDNPDFAAYLSELSSFGVEKLGREPERLAEERAQILQQTRELAFSNYQTFIRTADCTEHIYRDFGRVESSVSRLLDKLPRFGENCRHFMKEAEEIGASRRMNSLTLNRHTEILEILEIPQLMDTCVRNGYYEEALELAAYVKRLEKKHSSLPVIQGIVREVRQSAQLMLNQLLQQLRSNSQLPVCLRVIGYLRRMDVFTEAELRVKFLQARSTWLHSILAAIPENDAYFHITKTIEACRVHLFDIITQYRAIFSDEDPLVPPAGGLMAVNEGAIFHGWVVHKVAEFLETLERDLQRGVGSRLDSLLGQCMYFGLSFSRVGADFRGQLAPMFQRVAVDTFRGAVQEAVEKFQEDMNLYTLIALPSVLAGTIPVVAPAPQPGTLQPPMSLLDFQPLACFLNNILTAFNDLRLCCPIGVVENVTKCLEEALKMVTRQILVFHRAEETAFSSREKELFIQFCCAYAEDLLPFLNRCLQVLFPPAQLALILGVPPTQLHKYGHLGSIDLAAVLEPLDFLLPQKEPPLPEVDITAELSSLTFDMEPKEPAADPDSAPTPSDVRDSKPGAELTKTEFEEPKQDEE; encoded by the exons ATGGCGGCGGTGGACGTGGAGGATGAGAGCATCCTGGCGTCCATCTTTAAGGACAGCTTCCCGGACAGCTGGAGGGACAACCCGGACTTCGCGGCCTACCTGTCGGAGCTCAGCTCCTTCGGGGTGGAGAAGCTGGGCCGGGAGCCGGAGAGGCTGGCGGAGGAGCGGGCTCAGATCCTACAGCAGACCCGGGAGCTGGCCTTCTCCAACTACCAGACCTTCATCCGCACCGCCGACtgcaccgagcacatctaccgGGACTTCGGCCGGGTGGAGAGCAGCGTGTCCCGGCTGCTGGACAAGCTGCCCCGCTTCGGAGAGAATTGCAG GCACTTCATGAAGGAGGCGGAGGAGATCGGAGCAAGCCGCCGGATGAACAGCCTCACTCTGAACCGCCACACGGAGATCCTGGAGATTCTGGAGATCCCTCAGCTCATGGACACCTGCGTCCGCAACGGCTACTACGAAGAGGCTCTGGAGCTGGCGGCATACGTGAAAAGGCTGGAGAAGAAACACTCGTCGCTGCCCGTCATCCAG GGTATCGTGCGTGAAGTGCGTCAGTCGGCTCAGCTGATGCTCAACCAGCTGTTGCAGCAGCTCCGCAGCAACTCCCAGCTTCCCGTGTGCCTCCGCGTCATCGGTTACCTGCGGCGTATGGACGTGTTCACGGAGGCGGAGCTGCGGGTGAAGTTCCTGCAGGCTCGCAGCACTTGGCTACACTCCATCCTCGCCGCCATCCCTGAAAACGATGCTTACTTTCACATCACCAAGACCATCGAGGCCTGCAGGGTGCACCTGTTTGACATCATCACCCAGTACAGAGCCATCTTCTCTGACGAGGATCCGCTAGTGCCCCCCGCCGGTGGGCTCATGGCTGTGAACGAGGGCGCCATCTTCCACGGCTGGGTGGTGCACAAGGTGGCAGAGTTCCTGGAGACCTTAGAGAGGGACCTGCAGCGGGGCGTGGGCAGCCGCCTGGACTCCCTGCTGGGTCAGTGCATGTACTTCGGTTTGTCCTTCAGCAGGGTGGGGGCGGACTTCCGCGGGCAGCTGGCGCCCATGTTCCAGCGAGTGGCGGTGGACACGTTCCGCGGAGCCGTGCAGGAGGCGGTGGAAAAGTTCCAGGAGGACATGAACCTGTATACCCTCATCGCCCTGCCCTCAGTGCTGGCAGGGACCATCCCCGTCGTAGCCCCCGCCCCGCAGCCCGGCACCCTGCAGCCCCCAATGTCCCTGCTGGACTTCCAGCCGCTCGCCTGCTTTCTCAACAACATCCTGACGGCCTTCAACGACCTCCGCCTCTGCTGCCCCATCGGAGTGGTGGAGAATGTCACCAAATGCCTGGAGGAAGCCCTAAAGATG GTGACCCGTCAGATTCTGGTGTTTCACCGGGCGGAGGAGACGGCCTTCAGCAGCCGGGAGAAGGAGCTGTTTATTCAGTTCTGCTGTGCGTACGCTGAAGACCTGCTGCCCTTCCTGAACCGCTGCCTGCAGGTCCTGTTTCCACCGGCTCAGCTCGCTCTCATCCTGG GTGTTCCTCCTACCCAGCTGCATAAGTACGGCCATCTGGGCTCCATCGACCTCGCCGCAGTCCTCGAGCCTCTGGACTTCCTGCTTCCTCAGAAGGAGCCGCCGTTGCCAGAGGTCGACATTACGGCTGAATTGAGCAGCCTGACGTTTGACATGGAGCCCAAAGAACCGGCAGCAGATCCAGACTCGGCGCCGACCCCATCCGATGTCAGAGACTCAAAACCCGGAGCTGAACTGACAAAGACAGAGTTTGAAGAGCCGAAGCAGGACGAGGAGTGA
- the nob1 gene encoding RNA-binding protein NOB1 isoform X2: protein MATTLVEHVVADAGAFLKKAPLQEIGRNIYTLKDVVEEIRDKPTRRSLAFLPYQLHFKEPHPEHIRHVTEFSKKTGDYPSLSATDIKVLALTYQLELENVGSQHLRKEPEVKVNIQSTQRHPETPMNVAGFHFPSKKPADSTNVQQTETEKKTQNETDGDEFNSFQFWREPLPAIDDKLLGLLKEGNESPQTEKRAEQRMSGGQSDDEDKENEPDDEDDEENDDDDGGGWITPGNIKQVKMDSADWTAPADIKVGCLTTDFAMQNVLIQIGLHVLSVNGMLIKQARNYILRCHACFKTTSDMNKAFCPHCGNRTLKKLAVTVNEDGSMQMHFSKNPKVLNPRGLRHTLPLPQGGKHSTNPHLVEDQRFPQQRLSQKARQKTDVFNPDYVAGASPFCENDIYSRAANLQIRDSQCGGGRRRTNPNATRRKFIKKK from the exons ATGGCGACCACCCTGGTAGAGCATGTTGTCGCAGATGCAGGAGCGTTTTTAAAGAAAGCTCCTCTCCAG GAAATCGGCAGGAATATCTACACCCTGAAAGATGTGGTGGAAGAGATCCGAGACAAACCCACCAGGAGGAGCCTGGCCTTCCTGCCGTACCAGCTCCACTTTAAGGAACCTCATCCAGAGCACATCAGACACG TGACAGAGTTCTCCAAGAAGACCGGGGACTATCCGAGTCTCTCAGCCACCGACATCAAAGTCCTGGCTCTGACCTACCAGCTGGAGCTGGAGAACGTCGGCTCGCAGCACCTGAGGAAGGAGCCAGAGGTTAAG GTGAACATTCAGAGCACACAGCGCCACCCCGAGACTCCGATGAACGTCGCCGGGTTCCACTTTCCTTCCAAG AAACCTGCGGACAGCACGAATGTCCAACAGACGGAGACGGAAAAGAAGACGCAGAACGAGACCGACGGCGACGAGTTCAACAGCTTCCAGTTCTGGAGGGAGCCGCTGCCGGCCATCGATGACAAGCTGCTGGGTTTACTG AAAGAGGGCAACGAATCACCACAGACAGAGAAGAGGGCGGAGCAAAGGATGTCGGGGGGCCAATCGGACGATGAGGACAAAGAGAACGAGCCTGATGACGAAGATGACGAGGAGAACGATGATGACGATGGAGGAGGATGGATCACTCCCGGTAACATCAAACAAGTGAAGATGGACTCTGCTGATTGGACGGCTCCAGCTGACATCAAAGTCGGCTGTCTCACCACCGACTTCGCCATGCAG AACGTTCTCATTCAGATCGGACTTCACGTTCTCTCTGTGAACGGGATGCTGATCAAACAGGCGAGGAACTACATCCTGAGATGTCACGCCTGCTTCAA GACGACGAGCGACATGAACAAAGCTTTCTGTCCTCACTGCGGGAACAGAACCCTGAAGAAGCTGGCTGTGACGGTGAACGAGGACGGCAGCATGCAGATGCATTTCTCCAAAAACCCCAAAGTGCTGAATCCCAGAGGGCTCCGG CACACgctgcctctgcctcagggGGGCAAACACTCCACCAACCCCCACCTGGTGGAGGACCAGCGCTTCCCCCAGCAGAGGCTCTCCCAGAAGGCTCGCCAGAAGACCGACGTCTTCAACCCGGACTACGTGGCCGGAGCGTCGCCGTTCTGTGAGAACGACATCTACAGCCGAGCCGCCAACCTGCAGATCAGAGACAGCCAGTGTGGCGGCGGCAGGAGGCGGACCAACCCCAACGCCACCCGCAGGAAGTTCATCAAGAAGAAGTAA